GCGGTCATCACCAAGAAGGACGTCGTAATCACCGCCTAACGCGACCACTGCACATTGCTTGCCCGTAGCGGGTCCCTTGTTGAGTCATTCGCCGAGCTCATGGGTCGCCGCGCTGGGTGCTCTAAGGGGAAGGGCGGGTCGATGCACTTCTACAAGAAGGACTCCGGGTTCTTCGGCGGCCACGGGATTGTTGGCGTCCAGGTTCCGCTCGGGTGTGGCCTGGCCTTCGCCCAGAAGTACTCCAAGGAGGGGACCGTGTCCTTTGCGTTGTATGGTGACGGGGCCGCGAACAAGAacaagtgcactgctacagtattaCAGTACACTGCTACAGACGGATCGGTAGCGGGCGATCCACGTACCGTtagcctatcggaccggtacgtgccgcccataccgggcggtatgatTCGGTATGATAGACTCTGCTTCATGTATGTAATTTTGAGCTTTTATGTTGCTGTTTAGAATCAAGTACTTGACAATTGAGACATACAAATAGTGGTATTGTGTAATTGAATCATATAATTCTTGATTCTAACAGCCCTTGTTAGTTTTGATACTTCgtgttgaacataattttgagctTTCATGTTGATGTTTAGAATCAACTACTTGACAACTGAGACATATAAATAGTCTTAATGGTATTGTGAAATTGAACCATATAATTCTTGATTCTAAAAACATTATTTGTTTATCTTCCCAGAATCCAATGATGGTTCTATTTTTTCAAATCTTAAAGCTATTTGCAGTAGTTTAATTTAGTATATGATTGGaagaatgtatgaaactttttattttttttgagagTTGACTATGATTTGCTGCTATCTTTTAGCACAGAGTGTGTGTGTTTATCTGTTAGGTTTTCCTTATTTATAGATGCGAAAGGTGAAAAAATAGAAGGGGTAGGAGGCAATCTACTTCTAGTTGCATGCTGGAAACTCATAGGTCCTTGGCGTATGAGAAAATGCTTCAAGTTGTACTAGGTCAGTAGGTTTTTCTACATGTGCTTCATCTGGCAAATCTTGTTTCATGAGAGCTTCTTTTAAGCAGTGCGCTATGTGGATGCATTGGTGAAAATTTATCTATTAGATTCATCAATCAACAATTTCTTCCCGTATGTCTTGACACTATGATGTTCGTTGTTTacagttatttttaatatatacaaTATTGTATTTTACTCGTATTCCAATTTACTAATTTATTGCTCATCGGTAGCTTTGGTCTATGCTTGCAACATGATACCTAATTTTCTGAGTCAAGTTGCATGGTTTGTTTGGCAAAACATGGCATATATTCCTTTCTAATGTCCTTGTTGGTAGTCTTTGGGCATAAGCAAGCATAAATGTGCTATTTTCGTAATTATTCATGATTTGACTATTGATTGTGATAAGCATGCACAATCTGGTGACTTCTTTGGGCACATGTATCTACACATTCAAAAAGGGAGATAAGCAAGGTTCGGACTTCtgtcttttttttcttatctttgaaaattttcttttgtggTTTGGGAGGACAAGGTAGAGGGAGAACTTTATTATGTTAGCTAAAAGTGTTGTGTCAGTCCATGCTGCTGCATATTTTTCATGGATGATGTGGCACAAAACATAAAAAATGGTGATATTGAGCTAACAATTGAATGTAGCACATGATTGAGCACACCACTGTACCACAGTGTGTATAATGTGTCATCTAGCTTCTACAGTGGTCCGGTATCATCATACATCGACCTTGCATAAAGTGGATATACTATTACTACCTTTTACGGTAATCACATTTAAGTCTGTTTGTAACATCCGGATTAATCCCACATTGAAggtgggcaagactaagattaACTTGGTTTGAcgggtgtactactatcaacctcAACTTAAACATTATTGTTAGTGATTTGAGCTCAACGAAGTTgacaggctagttagcccatcaggtggAAATGACTACTTCTGGATGGAGTTAGACTTATCACGACGTGGAGCTACTATTGGGCTACTCCTCACATACACCATATTAGGATTTGATTTGGGGTATATTGGGTTTTTATGAGATCATTAAGCTCTTAAGTGGGAGAGTTTGTAAGACTCTGATTAGTCCCATATTGGAAGTGGACAAAAATAAGATTAGTTTATAAGGAGTCTGATGGATAATCTATTATTAAATCTTAGTTTAAGCATTTTGGCCAATCGTTTGGGCTCAACAAAGTTTGTAGTCTTATTTTCCACAAGTGGTAGCTGTGCTAACTTAATACTTCAATGGTTTGAACCTAATACAGTCTTTGTATGAACAGGTTGATGGAATGGATGTTCTTGCTGTGAAGCAAGCATGCTAATTTGCAAAAGAATATGCGCTGCAAAATGGACCCATTGTAAGTAACATGCTTTTGAATCCAGCTCTCATTCATCTACAAGTATGTCATGTATTTAGAAATCAAATTCATGAATTCTATGTTATTGGTCCCCATAACTTATAAGCATCTACAGTTGCGTTAAATTGGTCCTTTTGTTATATAGAGATTGATAAGTTGAATAACTGGAGACAATTATATAGTAATGTTACATTAAGGTGATAAATGCTGAAATTTTCAACTACTGTCTGTTTATTGTGTTTAATCTTTTGATCGCCATATATATAACTTCAAACTGTGACATGATCTATCTTTGATTGTGTTTTGGAAAGATGACCTTATCTTTTGCGCTTCTCCATGAGATATATGTTGATTTCCTCCCATTGCACTGCATTATTTGAAGATACTTGTATACCGGAGGCATATTTTGGTCTTTGTGACAAAATTTTGTAATTAGACAAATTAATACTCAAGGTTGAAAAATGTATATCTATTATGAATTTAAGACCGGCCAGATAAGTTTGAGGTACTTCACAAGCCAAATTGAAAATTGTCCCTTTGATCTTCTCGCCTACATATTCATACATCCGGTAATCTTAGTGTAATAAACTGTTTTGTCAGCGAGGAGTTCTATAGTTCTGTTTCAAATGCAACTTTCTAGGATTGGACAAGTAATGTTTCTTTCAAGCATGTCCATTTTTAAGCTTGTTCTGATCGAAGTTGCTTATCTTCATTGGTGCACATTTGAGATGTTAAATCCTAATGCTGGCACCAACTACCAATATTGGTTTCCAAGTATAGTGGTATATTCCTGGTGCAGTGTCCTGTATGTACTAGTTTGAGCCGGGCTGGTATGGTTGGATGCCACATGTATATCCAGTATTATAcagttattttaatattaatgttTGCGCATACTAGCTGGTATGTACCATTATCCAACAGGTTACCAGAATTACTGAGACTTAGTTTCTAAATGCTGGTATTTAAATAAGTGGTAAACGCCCCTACAATCTAGAGATCTTAATCATTTGTAAATTTGAGGAGGCTTTGCAAAGGATCGAGCATCTCTACATGCTTATGTATTGCTCTTCAATATTAGTCCAGAATCAGCAATTTAGGCAAGAAAAGGGTCTTCGATTGGAACTCTTAATTTTCGTTTGCAAGTATGTTATTTATATTGATAGTTGTGTTTATTCTTTGCAACTGGGGTGCTACTGCCCAAAAAATACTAGAATATGAAAAAATATCTAGATGAAAGCAGAAAAAGGATCAATCTCCAAAGTATCTTcaggtatatttatatatacgatACTTTGGAGTCAAATTATATGTACCAATTTGGAAGCATAATGACAATAAACAACCAACTATTCTTGGAGAGGCTGTAAATTGGTGTTTCTTGTGAAAAATGTAATCATGAAATTAACTTGTTCTACTTTTTTCTCATTGATTCTTTCATCATACAGATTCTTGAAATGGACACTTATAGGTACCCTGGTCATTCCATGTCAGATCCTGGAAGCACTTATTGTGGTTAGCTGCATTTAGCCTTTGAGCCATTCGTTGGAAGCGCTTGCTAACATGCGTATTTCTATATTTGACTTACCGAGTTGTGTTGATTGTGCCACTTGTAGGAGCGTGATCCTATAGAAAGAGTTAGGAAGCTGATATTGTCCAATGAGCTGGCTACTGCCTCTGAGCTCAAAGGTGTATATATCCCTATATTATTCTGAATCAGCTTTTTCACATGTTAAAATATGGTTATACTTTCTTTCCTAGAatcttttttataaaattttataaatatttgtgCAGGATATTGAGAAAGAAGTCAGGAAGGAAGTGGATGATGTCATTGCTCTAGCAAAGGTGCTTACTATATCAGAAGTTGGCAATAATGTCTGACTTGAGATTAAAATAGCATTTGCTCTCTGATCATCATACTCTTGCTTCATTTGCAGGAAAGCCCAATGCCTGATCCTTCTGAGCTATTTACCAATGTATATGTAAAAGGTTTTGGTGCAGAGGTAAGCGAGAATACTTAATTGTAATTTAAAAGTATGGCACAAATTTAATCATTCAAAATTACAAGAATATAATAAAGTCTAGACAGCCTGCTATATCACATAAACTTTCTTGGCATGATTTTTGGGTGCataatcaaattaaaattttgttttGCTCACAGGTGTTTGGTGCAGACAGGAAAGAGGTGAAAGCTGTTCTTCCATGAAGCAAGCAaacattgatgatttttttttggtcATGAAAAGTTGAGAAAATAAATATGGAAATGGAATGTTTCTGATCATTCAAAGTGTTCATCCACCAttaaatcaatataaatttgccGAGCTTCCTAATTGTGTTTCCTGTACCCATTCCTCACGCACTTCTGCTTGTATAAATTCGGTGAATGCCAAGATTTCTTAAAACCACGCTAACTTGCACTTGTGTGCTACATTTATCTCTGATGATTTTATTTGTACTTCAGAGGTCATTGGTCTCATATTATTTGTGGGTAATTTATTATATTTGCTtggaagataaaaaataattgagAATCTTCTCACTTGCAGACGCTTAGAGACatttattatcttttttatttaataatattttgataaacGAGATATTTATTATCTTAAGGGTTGATAAGGTCATTTGGTCCCATATTGATTGAAGAATATGAGAACTAAGATTCATAAATCTATCAGATTTTTCTTACCTTCAAAAGTATTTTTTGAAACTCACAAAAAGAATAAAACTTTACATCTGTAatgtaatattaaattaaattaatattatatttttagtattatcatttaatataatatttttttaaaatttttttattaaatttattaatataaaaatttaaatgaaatgatatatgattttttattaaatttattaattaaaatatttacttGAACCTTACATCTCTAGtgtaatattaaattaatatagTATTACATCTCTAGTGTCATCATTTAATataatactttttatttatttttttaattaaatttaataatataaaattttaaatgaaattatatatgattttttattaaatttattaatatcaaatatttacTTGAACTCATATGTGATGATGATTTAAGTGATGAGAAAAGAAAACGATGTTCAAAGCCAAAATCCTACTACTATCTCATCAAAAATACTCAATATTAGTGAATTAAAAAAATACTCTATTAATTACTTGGTCATTATATCAtttcaaaattatttataaatatcaacATTTGATCATAATTAAAAAGATAGATAATCCCACCACCATTTTGATTTAAGTGGTCGGTCTCCGTCCTCTGTTCCTCGCGAAAGCATCTCAACCACAACAATTATTCCCAAACTAAAAATAAAAGGTGTTTTCTTTCCCATCGGTGCCTTTCCTCCTCCACCTTTCGTCTCTGTCCTTACAAGAGCAAGAATGAGAGACGGCATCTAAATAACTTTAGATCTCTCCCTTTATAGGAGAAAGACTTTAAAGTGACTTGTTTTGACATCATTGccttttcctcctctttttcttatccaaattattttttattttatatataaaaagggAAAATGATAagctatccttttttttttttcttctctctttttcccACCACATTTTatattctcaaaagagaaaaaaggccGAAGAAGATTCCGAGGAATATTCGTCCCGTCTCTTTATAAGGGAGATGAGCGAGCCGTCGTCGCAGCAGTGGCGGCAGCGGAGCATCAggcggcagcgatggtggcgaaACCCAGCTGCTACGCTCTGGCTTCCGAAGGCGGCGAGCCGGTGGTGGCGACGAGGGACGGAGGGGAGGAGCTGCTCTTCGTGCCGCCCCTCAATTTCGCCATGGTGGACGCCGGCCTCTACCGCTCTGGGTTCCCGGAAACCGCCAACTTCGGCTTCCTGAGGACGCTGAGGCTTCGCTCCGTCTTGTGCGTGATCCTTCTGCTCCCTTTCGGTTTTCTCGGGTTGGATCTTGGGTCTCTTGATCTGCTTCGGCCAGGGTTTTGATGGGATTATTGGTAGGTGCCTTTGCCCGGAGCCGTACCCGGAGTCGAACTTGGAATTTCTTAGGGAGAATGGCATCGGACTTTTCCAGTTCGGGATTGAGAATCGCAAGGTACTCCTTTTGATCGTTGTTCTTATGGTTATGCTTGCAGTAGTAATTATGATTCCCTTCTCGGTTCGAAGGACTTTTTGATTTGGGTGTTGGATGAATGGTTCATCATGCTGTGCACACTGGTTTCTTGGCTTGGTTCTATAGGGTCTGCGTCTAATTGGGAGTCCTCTTGGGTTCTACATCTGATTACAAGTCCTTTCTGTGGAGGATTTTAGATTGGTGATTATTATAATAGCTAAGCCATGGTGATTTCTGTGTTGGTACTTCTAATATTTGTTTGTGTgctgttttcctcttttttttttttcttttcaactcGTAGATTGTACATTATTGACGATGATTAAGCTAGTGATGTcacaaattcttttttattttagttgTTTTTGATATACCGATGAATAATTGAAGGTCTTGTGATTTGTGTTGTTTTCCAACTACATTTAGGGGCAAGATAGTGGTTACACTTCAACCAAAACTTGGGCAAAAATAGTGCAACAAGTCTTGAATTTGTAGGTTGGACTCTTGAGATAGGGAGGATGTGAAACAGGTTTTGGATTTCGGAGCCCCCGCTTCGATACCTGCTTAGAATTTTCTACTATGACATGAAAAAAACATAATTTATTTTCAGATTTCTTGGTTGTTAGAACTCCATGTTGGTGTTTCATGCAGTAGCCATGAGGCTGCAGCTTGAGGAATGGGTCTGCCATAGTTCAGATTTTTTGAAGTAGGAAGATATTTGCAATATGCACAAGCGAGAAAAAAGACTTTGGGTAGCCTCCTAGTACAAGAAAGTTCATGAATATCACTTGTAAGAAAAACTAATTTCGGACCTGTTACTCGGACAGATGGATTCTATGTTAGCTCCATCAGTTGGTAAACCTCCACCAGTGCACGTATTGGTGGGTGCCCTCGGATGTGTGTGAGCTTGCTACTTGGTGAAAACAAGAGGAAGGTAGGTCAAGGATGACAATTGCAAATTAATAGTCAACTTGAGGAACGAACAAGTTTCATAATATAGTGGCAAAGTTACGTAAATGTCACAACCTGATCTGATGGGATAACTGAACTATTAACTTTATCGAGCCTAAACCATTGATCCAAAATGTTTATAAGTCTATTATTTTATTGAGTCTAAACCACTAATCTAAAATGTTTAAGTCGAAGTTAACattaacccttataagcctattAACTTCATTGAACCTAAACCACTAACCCAAAATGTTTAAGTCGAAATTAAGATTAGTTACattaacccttataagcctattAACTTCGTTGAACCTAAACCActagtttaaaatatttaagcCAAAGTTAACAATAATTCataaacccttataagtcaatcttagttttTGTCCATTTTCGATGCGGGACTAATCAGAATCATTGATCGTAATCGGTGTGTTGCAATAACTATTTGAAATTTAGTCTCCATTGAGTTGCTTGTATTTTACAGCGGGTCTATTGATTGTCTGGACATTCTTTTGGATGAATTTTCCTCGTTAGTTAGCAGGTTGAGATTTCATGTTGAACTAGAGAACATAAAACGTTTAGTAGATTATTTAGGCAATTAAAGTGTTGCAAAGCTGATTTATAATTCTGCCTGATCTAACAGGATCTTGGACCAATAAGTGCACAGGATGACATATCAAACAGCATGTTGATGCAGATTTCCTTTGGAAAGGCATATAGATTCATTTAATGGCACAACATATGACTCGAGAATTGCTTATCGATCAAAACTTTCTTCCCCTGGTGGCACAACATATTTCAATTAGGTTTTGTTGCATGACCTACAGAACTATAGAGTTCTTCATAATATAGATGATGCAAATTATTATTGGTATTTGGGGATATAGGAAGTTGCAGTGTAACAATGATACTTTGTATTAGCAATTTTCTCGtgcattttgttttttctttattcCTAATATGTATTCGCTGCTAGTGAGTTAAGTATGTTTTTATTTTGGGATAGACTTATCATATCGAAGATACACCGCAAATCGTGCAGAAATTATCATCCCAAAAATATGCTGCAAAACATGCAAAAATTCCTTGGCATTTCCTTTATACATGGAAAGGGTCCAAGAACTTTAGCTGTGCAGAAATGGCACCATTCCATGGGGATTATGCCTCTTTTGACTATGTTAGCATATGTTGTTACATTTATTTTATAAGCATTACAATAACAAGTTGTTGTGCAGGAACCTTTTGCCAACATCCCAGAAGATACAATTCGCGAGGCCCTCAAAGTTGTCCTTGGTATAGAACACTTGTAGAAGCTAATTCATTGCCTTTTCTTAGTGGCATTCTATTCCAACATGATATTGTTTTCATGGACTCCACTTTGAAATGCAGATGTCCGAAATCGCCCGCTGCTTATTCATTGCAAACGAGGAAAGGTGAAGTCTGCCTAtcctccatcatcatcatcatcatcatcatcatcatactcATACTCATCTTGATTGATGGAAAGCATCTATCTCATCCTTGATCTGTCTACTTGTCCAGCATCGAACTGGTTGTGTTGTTGGATGCCTAAGAAAACTCCAGCGCTGGTGTCTCACTTCAATTTTTGACGAGTACCGGCGCTTTGCTGCTGCAAAAGCAAGAATTTCTGATCAAAGGTTCATCGAACGATTTGACGTGGCGAGCATGAAGCGTCAGTCAGCAGCTTCGTTCTCAAACTAAGAGGACTGGCTTTACTTCACCAGGAGAGACTTATAGTTCCTCTTTGAAGCCAAGCGAGAAATAAGCATATTTCATATGTTATGGAGGACCTTTTTTGTAATACGGGCATGTGTAGGATGACAGTATATGACCTGCTCtaatttgtcatttggttatgATGCTCAGATCTTGGTTGAGGAGGCATTTGTGCCGTCTTGTTCTGACTGCAAGCGAATCAGTTTTTCGAGATAGCTTGCTTCTCCGATTACCTCCACGAGAGGGTGTACGTGTAAGTATATTTGCAACCCGTTGGCATCTCCTTGTAATTGGATGAACATATCCAAGCAAAGTGTCTTTCAACCAAGTTTGTAGCTTagtatctgatttttttttttcttttttacttttgttaAGTTAGATTTTGATTGTTTGATGTGTGGAGATGATTTAGGTGGTGTGGGAAAAATAATTGGGAGTTGCTTCTGCATTCGTTCCAAGGGTGGTGGGGTCTCTGGTTTTGATTACACACTCATTATAGTGCATACGATTAAAATTGGCCCTTCTAGCGTCCTCTGTCCCTAATATCGAGTTGAAGGAGTCACCACATATAAGGCGATAGAAGGGTGGGTGGCTTCTTTTGTTATATTAGATTTTGATTGTTCGACATATTGAAAGAGTTAAAATACGGGATCTACTTCTACACTCATTGTGTGTCGAAAAAACAAATGATTCGACGAACAATCTTGTAAAAACTATGTTGAGTGCATGTCGGACAAACCCCGCCCGTAGTTGGTTAGAGGAtttgaaaatattatgaaaaagtaaatagtatttttttttttcaaggacGGGCTTTTTATAGTATATTAGGGCTGATTATTGAGCCTAAGCATAGTTATCACCAATGGATACAATGAGATTGATTGTGTGTTAGATTTGTCAAGTGGTAACAACTCGTCTTGATATTGGGATTATCAACCATTGTCCCAAAATGTACTACTCTATCGGCACAAAATCGACATCCGCCATATTGCTAATCCTATGGGACAGGGATTTGGTTGATGTATCACCCAAGTGATCGCAATATGTCGGCCAGATGGGTATGACATGTCATCAGACGACCCAATTAGCAAATCTCCATTTCACCTTTTTTTAACTCTTAACATCTGCCAATACATATTCCCAACTTATGTGATAAAACGATATAACAATCTTCTTCAAGATCTGCTTATGTTTGACATCCATAAGCCCAATTAttacacactatatatatatatatatatatatatatatatatatatatatatatcttccacCAGCAATTGGGATACGATAATAAGTTTGATGAACACCACAAACACAATTGCAGGGTCATCAACGCAGAGCTGCTGGTATCACGGGTCGTTTGCCTTGGTAAGCACAAAGACGCTACCAGCATCATCTCTGGAGATTCTTAGCTCCTCATCGAGATAAGTGGTTAGCAACCACGACTGTAATGCGTTGTTTATTGGTATTTTGAGTGGAGGTCGTCCAGAGATGGTCCGAACCACAGACGATGCTGCATTCTGGATGGATTTGAAGACGCCATCGAGCAGAGATAGGTCAAGACTCTTCCCCAGGAACTCCACCTTATCGGGTATAACGATGTTATCTGTCAGCTGTGGTGTTCCAATTATGCCTTCCTCGAATTTGATCTGGTTGGAGACGACAGTAAACGAGCCACCAATGAGTGTGAGTCATCACACAAGACGGAATCGATTATGATGCAACAAGGACAATAACCCTAGATGGCTGTTTTGTTTCTATCTGATACACCAAGTTATCAGGTAAGACATGATTCTTTGATGAATCAAAATCACTGGTTCCAAGTATTGCAAGGCATGGTTAATTTTCTTCCATGTCAATAACAATACCACATCTGTTCAGCATTCTGATTACCTAAAACCAGAGAAATTTCAAACCATATGTATTTTCTAACCTCatctacaaaaaataaaaaaaagtctatATCTATAGTCTCATAATTCCATTTCCACAAGCAAAGAAGTGCATTGCAATATACAAACTGTGACCCAATAAGTCAAGGCTGCTATACAAATTAGCTTAAATTATTCTTTATCCCCCTTGTTTTCTTATGTATCAGTTTTGTCTTTttttcctctcctcttcctttttgtttttctCTTGTTTTGTTGTTTGGAAGGAGGGAGAAAAAGTGGGTCTAGAAGAGCAACCCACCCCACATGAGGATTGTAATTTGCATCTACCTATTGAGCCTAAATCACTACCATCAAAATGTTTAGgtccaaaataataattaaagatcCATCTAGTACTTAAGTTCATTCAAAATCGAGATATAAACATATTTTTGGATTGGATTTTTCCATTGAATCTTTTGACATAGGGttaaaaatcaagaaagagaTGGGTTTTGTTGGAGACTTTCTTCTTAGTTCCTCTTAACAGAAGCAAGATTTCTCCCAAATTAAAATTTCATCGGTTCTTATGACCTAAGTATTCTCGGTTGGCAGTGATTTCACTGATCTTGGAATCGAATTCTTGCAGAACATGAAAGAGCATTGCTATTTACGATTAGTAAGTAAGAAATGGCAAGAGTGGGTGTTGCAGACGGGATACCTGAACTCTCTTGGGGCTTCGGACTTCGAACTTGGCACTGGTGGTGACCGAAGTGGTCGCcagaggccccaaaagcttcacCGAGTTCTGCACCGTGAAGCTCTCCGAATCAAAACTCTGAGATATCTCGTCCACCTTCACCAGCGACGGTAGGCGTCCCGACGCCAGAAGCGGGAACAACGCCGAGAACGAAGTGTAACTGCGTCCGCGACCAAATTAATCGATGAGACTGAATCGATCGAGGAGCGATCGAGTTGAAGGGGGCGGAAGCTTACGCGAGGATCCATTTGCCGTCGAGGAGAGTGAGGGCGTCGGTGGGAGCCGGGGTGGGGTTCTTGGCCTCGATCTGGCCGATGAGCTCCACGATCTCCGCCCTCGTCTCGCTCGACGTCTTCAGTCCCCAGTCCGTCCCGTACACC
The DNA window shown above is from Musa acuminata AAA Group cultivar baxijiao chromosome BXJ2-4, Cavendish_Baxijiao_AAA, whole genome shotgun sequence and carries:
- the LOC135610770 gene encoding tyrosine-protein phosphatase DSP1-like, giving the protein MVAKPSCYALASEGGEPVVATRDGGEELLFVPPLNFAMVDAGLYRSGFPETANFGFLRTLRLRSVLCLCPEPYPESNLEFLRENGIGLFQFGIENRKEPFANIPEDTIREALKVVLDVRNRPLLIHCKRGKHRTGCVVGCLRKLQRWCLTSIFDEYRRFAAAKARISDQRFIERFDVASMKRQSAASFSN
- the LOC135610769 gene encoding probable plastid-lipid-associated protein 2, chloroplastic, giving the protein MAAVASWKPMALKAPPAAVATAVPRRNFVPTALIHMKVPILRSTGRHLLSRAPILTRAVVDDDEQGEEGGEEPLGGVAVAEPLVAASEVSDLKKKLMDLVYGTDWGLKTSSETRAEIVELIGQIEAKNPTPAPTDALTLLDGKWILAYTSFSALFPLLASGRLPSLVKVDEISQSFDSESFTVQNSVKLLGPLATTSVTTSAKFEVRSPKRVQIKFEEGIIGTPQLTDNIVIPDKVEFLGKSLDLSLLDGVFKSIQNAASSVVRTISGRPPLKIPINNALQSWLLTTYLDEELRISRDDAGSVFVLTKANDP